One Syntrophorhabdaceae bacterium DNA window includes the following coding sequences:
- a CDS encoding DedA family protein, which translates to MDFLKTVFDFVIHIDVHMSAIIQAYGTWTYLILFLIIFCETGLVVTPLLPGDSLLFAAGTFAAKGDLDVMWLFILLSIAAILGDTANYWIGDYMGPRIFHKENVRFLNKEYLDRTHQFYEKYGGKTIIIARFVPIIRTFAPFVAGIGSMTYLRFISYNVIGGIAWIAACVFAGYFFGNIPIVKQNFTIVISAIIVISILPGVIEFIRQRNEHRK; encoded by the coding sequence GTGGATTTCTTAAAAACTGTTTTTGATTTTGTTATACACATCGACGTGCACATGAGCGCAATTATCCAGGCCTATGGTACCTGGACCTATCTGATACTCTTTCTCATCATCTTCTGTGAAACCGGCCTTGTTGTGACCCCGCTTTTGCCGGGCGATTCCCTTCTTTTCGCTGCGGGCACATTTGCCGCGAAGGGAGACCTGGACGTAATGTGGCTGTTTATCCTCCTTTCCATTGCCGCTATCCTGGGGGATACGGCGAACTACTGGATAGGAGATTATATGGGTCCCAGGATATTCCATAAAGAAAATGTCCGTTTTTTAAATAAGGAATATCTGGACCGCACCCACCAGTTTTATGAAAAATACGGCGGTAAAACGATCATTATAGCGCGGTTTGTACCTATCATCAGGACCTTTGCCCCTTTTGTCGCCGGGATCGGGAGCATGACGTATCTGCGCTTTATCAGTTATAATGTTATCGGTGGTATTGCCTGGATTGCAGCCTGTGTTTTTGCAGGATACTTTTTCGGGAATATACCAATTGTCAAGCAGAACTTTACCATCGTAATCTCCGCAATAATCGTCATATCTATATTGCCAGGTGTTATAGAATTTATCCGTCAACGCAATGAGCACAGAAAATAA
- a CDS encoding DUF192 domain-containing protein codes for MSTENKKRLQIADCRLQSDERLNGNIFFSFPALLALIIACVVMSGYFFAAHGGERQVTFYNAEGQRTCGFNVELALTPEEQERGLMFREKLPDNGGMLFLSNRDEVRYFWMKNTLISLDLIFLNSKRKVVSVFHSARPMDETTISSLYPARYVLEVKAGRAKQCGIKTGTQARFINIPVNR; via the coding sequence ATGAGCACAGAAAATAAGAAAAGATTGCAGATTGCAGATTGCAGATTGCAGAGCGACGAACGCCTGAACGGGAACATCTTTTTTTCCTTCCCGGCATTACTCGCGCTCATTATTGCATGTGTTGTCATGTCGGGGTATTTCTTTGCTGCGCATGGCGGAGAGAGACAGGTAACCTTTTATAATGCAGAGGGGCAAAGGACATGCGGCTTCAACGTCGAGCTTGCGCTTACTCCCGAGGAACAGGAAAGGGGCCTGATGTTCAGGGAAAAGCTTCCGGATAATGGCGGTATGCTTTTTCTGTCGAATAGAGATGAGGTGCGATATTTCTGGATGAAAAATACCCTTATCTCTCTTGATCTGATCTTTCTGAATTCAAAGCGCAAGGTCGTCAGCGTTTTCCACTCAGCGCGACCTATGGACGAAACAACGATCAGTTCGCTCTATCCTGCCAGATATGTCCTTGAAGTAAAGGCCGGCAGGGCAAAACAATGCGGCATTAAGACCGGAACACAGGCACGGTTTATTAATATACCCGTAAATCGTTAG